A genomic stretch from Lathyrus oleraceus cultivar Zhongwan6 chromosome 2, CAAS_Psat_ZW6_1.0, whole genome shotgun sequence includes:
- the LOC127117583 gene encoding nuclear transcription factor Y subunit B-3 gives MADSDNESGGAPNAGNSELSPREQDRFLPIANVSRIMKKALPANAKISKDAKETVQECVSEFISFITGEASDKCQREKRKTINGDDLLWAMTTLGFEEYVEPLKIYLQRFREIEGEKTVAARDKDVAPSSSSSSVFEYGAPQVGMIMQHQGHVYGSGGYHQVPGGPGYPNAGSNTGRPR, from the coding sequence ATGGCTGATTCAGACAACGAGTCAGGAGGAGCACCGAACGCCGGTAACAGCGAGCTATCACCTCGTGAACAAGACCGATTCCTACCGATAGCGAACGTGAGTAGAATCATGAAGAAAGCGTTACCTGCAAACGCGAAGATCTCGAAAGACGCGAAAGAAACGGTTCAAGAATGCGTCTCCGAGTTCATAAGCTTCATCACCGGCGAAGCCTCCGATAAGTGTCAGAGAGAGAAACGAAAGACGATCAACGGCGACGATCTACTGTGGGCGATGACTACGTTAGGATTCGAAGAGTACGTTGAGCCTCTGAAGATTTATCTTCAACGATTCAGAGAGATCGAAGGTGAGAAAACCGTTGCGGCACGTGACAAAGACGTTGCTCCTTCTTCGTCTTCGTCTTCGGTTTTCGAATACGGTGCTCCTCAGGTTGGAATGATCATGCAGCATCAGGGACACGTGTACGGCTCTGGTGGTTACCATCAAGTGCCTGGTGGGCCAGGTTATCCTAATGCTGGATCTAATACGGGTAGACCCAGGTAG
- the LOC127121614 gene encoding uncharacterized protein LOC127121614, which translates to MRVLFGYQEVLEIVVNGVTQLGAEATDIERATHKEEKKKDYKALFLIHSCVDNDNFEKVGDCESAKQAWEILEKAYAGVVKAKVVRLQTYKRQFELTQMEDKETINDYITRITWLVNQIKSCGETILEQNVVSKVLRSLTPRFDNIVVAIEESKDLTTLSKNELQSSLEAHEQRMDERGADKAKAEIVLQARFNEKNKRSKGKFAARGKSNFQNFGSNDSQNSKHSTSEKGECSSKDSGYINGFKKCDVSKVQCYKCRKFGHFANLCRGKSNENHNNEVKVAREEVDDEDTLLVMITKGSYGITDVLGSSYSSESVRDSNCTIPENSEKMHSDRNALVTVRDGVKGRDEWYLDFGCSTHMTG; encoded by the coding sequence ATGAGGGTTTTGTTTGGTTATCAAGAGGTGCTTGAGATCGTCGTCAATGGAGTTACACAATTAGGGGCAGAGGCTACCGACATTGAAAGAGCTACAcacaaagaagagaagaagaaagattacAAAGCCTTATTCTTGATTCATTCTTGTGTTGATAATGACAATTTCGAGAAGGTTGGCGATTGTGAATCGGCGAAGCAAGCATGGGAAATCTTGGAGAAAGCATATGCCGGTGTCGTCAAAGCGAAGGTTGTAAGGTTACAAACTTACAAGCGACAATTCGAGTTAACACAAATGGAAGATAAAGAAACGATCAACGACTATATTACGCGCATTACCTGGTTAgttaatcaaatcaaatcttGTGGCGAAACGATTCTTGAGCAGAATGTTGTATCGAAAGTATTGCGTTCGTTAACGCCGCGTTTCGACAACATAGTTGTGGCTATTGAAGAATCAAAGGATCTAACAACTTTGAGCAAGAATGAATTACAAAGTTCGTTAGAGGCACATGAACAAAGGATGGATGAGAGAGGCGCCGACAAAGCCAAAGCGGAGATTGTTTTGCAAGCGCGATTCAATGAGAAGAATAAGAGGTCGAAAGGAAAATTTGCGGCGAGAGGTAAATcaaattttcagaattttggtTCAAATGATTCGCAAAATTCAAAGCATTCGACGAGTGAAAAGGGTGAATGTAGCTCCAAGGATAGTGGTTATATCAATGGTTTCAAGAAGTGTGATGTGAGTAAGGTTCAATGCTACAAGTGCAGAAAGTTTGGACACTTTGCAAATTTGTGTCGTGGTAAATCAAACGAGAATCACAATAATGAAGTCAAGGTTGCTAGGGAAGAGGTAGATGATGAGGACACACTTCTAGTAATGATCACAAAGGGGAGTTATGGCATTACGGATGTTCTGGGCAGCAGCTACAGCAGTGAAAGTGTGCGGGACAGCAACTGTACTATTCCGGAAAATAGCGAGAAAATGCATTCGGATCGAAATGCGTTGGTTACCGTTCGTGATGGAGTCAAAGGGAGAGATGAGTGGTACTTGGATTTCGGTTGTTCAACACATATGACGGGTTGA